The genomic region CGCATCATTAGCGCAGGAAACATGGCAACCCATGAGCTGGATGGCATGATGGAAAACGAAATTGACAGCCGTCAGCACGAGCTCGAAGAGCCCGCCCATGCCGTGAACAAAATTGCGGATGCCCTGCCGGGGCTGGGTATTGTGGCGGCGGTACTGGGTATCGTGGTTACCATGAATTTCTTGAGCGAAGGGCCAGAGCGTATTGGTATGAGCGTGGCAGCGGCCCTAGTGGGCACGTTTCTTGGTATCTGGATGGGCTATGGCTTTGTTGGGCCCACCTCCATTGCCATGGAGCATGCCGCAAAATACGAACTCAAGGCTTACGAGTGCATTAAATCTGCAATTGTAGCAACGGTTTCAGGGCAAGCTCCCCAGATGGCCATCGAATTTGGCCGCAAGGCGCTACCCACAGACAAGCGGCCTGGTTTTCAGGAATTGAACGATCACGTGCGCGCCAAATAGCGCAACCTGAACCCGGAGTAAACTTGTGGAACAGCAGCCAATAATCATTAAGCGAAAAAAAGTCGTTGCTGCGGGCCATCACGGTGGCTCGTGGAAAGTGGCTTTTGCCGACTTCGCAATGGCGATGATGGCGTTCTTTCTCGTGCTCTGGCTCACTGCAACCGCATCGCCGGAACAGAAAAAAGCGGTGGAAGGCTATTTCCGCGACCCTGTCGGCTTCACCGAAGGCGGCTCACCCAACCCAGTGGACCTTGAGGGGAGCGCCTCCGTCGTTAGCGAAGCTAGCCCCGATATTGAATCAGACCCGATGGTTATTAGCGATGACGTGGTCGATACGCTGTCCGATACACTTGAGCAGCGGCGCATGAAAAAGTTGTTTCAGGAGTTGAAGCAACGAATTGATGAAAACGAAACTCTGCAGGAGTTCAAAGACCAGTTGTTGATTGATATCACGGACGAAGGGCTGCGAATCCAGATAGTCGACCGCTCGGGCCGCCCCATGTTCGATAGCGGCAAAGCGGAGCTTAAATACTACTCACAGGAAATCCTGTTCGAGCTGGCCAAAACCCTTGGTTCGGTAGACAACAAGCTCAGTATAACGGGCCATACGGACGCCACACCTTTCGGTGGCCG from Marinobacter sp. LV10R510-11A harbors:
- the motA gene encoding flagellar motor stator protein MotA is translated as MLLIIGSIIVVASVLGGYALHGGHLMVLWQPTEFLIIFGAAIGSFIIANPLHMVKEVFSGILRLLTGSPFNKSYYMDLLSLLYEIFDKSRKQGVMSIEEDIDNPESSQIFSRYPAIMKSKALLDFITDYLRIISAGNMATHELDGMMENEIDSRQHELEEPAHAVNKIADALPGLGIVAAVLGIVVTMNFLSEGPERIGMSVAAALVGTFLGIWMGYGFVGPTSIAMEHAAKYELKAYECIKSAIVATVSGQAPQMAIEFGRKALPTDKRPGFQELNDHVRAK
- the motB gene encoding flagellar motor protein MotB, whose translation is MEQQPIIIKRKKVVAAGHHGGSWKVAFADFAMAMMAFFLVLWLTATASPEQKKAVEGYFRDPVGFTEGGSPNPVDLEGSASVVSEASPDIESDPMVISDDVVDTLSDTLEQRRMKKLFQELKQRIDENETLQEFKDQLLIDITDEGLRIQIVDRSGRPMFDSGKAELKYYSQEILFELAKTLGSVDNKLSITGHTDATPFGGRPGYTNWELSADRANTARRALVAGGVQAQQIARVVGLSDSILFDQDEPSAPVNRRISIIVLNKKTVDSIHSSASAKGAPLIDLTVPSDEEQTEAMEKLESGDWQEDKTQPAPGELNW